From Desulfovibrio desulfuricans, a single genomic window includes:
- a CDS encoding flagellar hook protein FlgE: MSLSSSMWASVSGLMAHGNKMNVVGNNIANVSTLAYKGQRADFSDYLYTDSGSVSGTTQIGQGVSTYAVLGDYSQGSLESTNSGSDLAISGNGYFKVRKQDSEQAYYTRAGDFYFNNKRELQNPQGLILQGWKVDNDSSSVVFNSGSTTTSSSSASTTAYKGTGSPKDIVLDSWNLPPKLTQSVSFTMQLSNDVGMDKTTSTTSPMTALFDQWDGTNTKTPLADTAYAASSPITVYDEGGTKHQLTVYYDKVDTSNSSYKINNLPSGYTVYEYIVTIPPSEDNRTYGGTTPVTYDSSGNPILPADSQTFQGTKKAGMLMTGQLVFNVSGQIVNQTAYTYGAQDTATADMQCALNPTLSTSWQPTKVSNNGLPVFNANFSGSALSNSVSEVSSYGGSNHSLAEKSIIELDLGLRDTSTTPWNNSTNSLDDLKVVPPVAPATQGTIDYNTAPCTMSTTVRRNGASIVTSGSSLVQASKADGYASGVLNNFNIDANGIIYGKYDNNETLALYQISMYDFDNLQGLYREGNNLYSETKESGFARQGVAGDNGFGSIKAYNIEQSNVDMSREFVQMIATQRGFQANSKTITTVDNMLETVIGMKR; the protein is encoded by the coding sequence ATGAGTCTCTCATCCAGCATGTGGGCAAGCGTTTCCGGCCTTATGGCGCACGGGAACAAAATGAACGTCGTCGGCAACAATATCGCCAACGTCAGCACCCTGGCCTACAAAGGCCAACGCGCGGACTTCAGCGACTATCTCTACACCGACAGCGGCAGCGTAAGCGGCACCACCCAGATTGGCCAGGGCGTCAGCACCTACGCGGTGCTCGGCGACTACTCGCAGGGTTCCCTTGAATCCACCAATTCAGGATCAGATCTTGCTATTTCTGGCAACGGGTACTTCAAAGTCCGCAAGCAAGACAGCGAGCAGGCGTACTACACCCGTGCCGGCGATTTCTATTTCAACAACAAGCGCGAGTTGCAAAATCCTCAGGGCTTGATTCTTCAGGGCTGGAAAGTTGACAATGACAGTTCTTCTGTTGTTTTCAACTCTGGTTCTACAACTACCAGCAGCAGCTCAGCCTCAACAACTGCATACAAAGGTACTGGTTCGCCCAAGGATATCGTGCTTGACAGCTGGAACCTTCCTCCCAAGCTCACGCAGAGTGTTTCTTTCACCATGCAGTTGTCGAACGACGTCGGCATGGACAAAACGACCAGTACTACAAGCCCCATGACAGCGCTGTTCGACCAGTGGGACGGCACCAATACGAAGACGCCGCTTGCCGACACAGCATATGCAGCCAGTTCCCCCATTACCGTCTATGACGAGGGTGGCACAAAGCACCAGCTCACAGTCTACTACGACAAGGTTGACACCAGCAACAGCTCATACAAAATTAATAACCTGCCTTCCGGCTACACAGTGTACGAATACATTGTGACGATTCCTCCGTCAGAAGACAACCGGACATATGGCGGCACCACGCCGGTGACGTACGATTCTTCTGGCAATCCGATTCTTCCGGCAGACAGTCAGACATTTCAGGGCACCAAAAAGGCCGGTATGCTCATGACCGGGCAGTTGGTCTTCAACGTCAGTGGTCAGATTGTCAACCAGACTGCCTATACGTATGGCGCTCAGGATACCGCTACCGCTGATATGCAGTGCGCTCTTAACCCTACGCTTTCCACTTCATGGCAACCGACCAAGGTTTCCAACAATGGCCTGCCTGTGTTCAACGCCAACTTCTCAGGCTCGGCCCTCAGCAACAGCGTATCCGAGGTTTCATCCTACGGCGGCAGCAATCACAGCCTCGCTGAGAAAAGTATCATTGAGTTGGATCTGGGCCTGAGGGATACAAGTACCACACCGTGGAACAACTCCACCAACTCTTTGGATGATTTAAAAGTTGTTCCCCCAGTTGCGCCTGCCACTCAGGGCACCATTGACTACAATACCGCCCCGTGCACCATGTCTACAACCGTGCGCAGAAACGGCGCATCCATCGTGACAAGCGGTAGTTCACTTGTACAGGCATCAAAGGCTGACGGGTATGCATCAGGCGTACTCAACAACTTCAACATTGATGCGAACGGCATAATTTACGGCAAGTATGACAACAATGAAACCTTGGCTCTGTACCAGATTTCCATGTATGACTTTGACAACCTGCAGGGTTTGTACAGAGAAGGAAACAACCTTTACTCTGAAACAAAAGAATCTGGATTTGCCAGGCAGGGCGTAGCAGGCGACAATGGCTTTGGCAGCATCAAGGCCTACAACATTGAACAGTCCAACGTGGACATGTCGCGCGAATTTGTGCAGATGATTGCTACACAGCGCGGCTTCCAGGCCAACTCAAAGACCATCACCACGGTGGACAACATGCTGGAAACCGTTATTGGCATGAAGCGGTAA
- a CDS encoding flagellar hook assembly protein FlgD: MASSVSSAITQANNEFNAVVGKQKNGANLDKNAFMLLLVTQFKYQDPLNPMDDKEFVSQMAQFSSLEQLINLNTSMGSLTDATNNQQMINATSYIGKQVTVSGNSIGKVTDATTKTTSITKFRYAPNDAVASGTITVRDAENNVIYTETVAPKAAGTTYEFNWSGKNGNGTVAPDGVYTVNLSLLNASGEAVLADQVVDAKVTGVVNNNGTVYLGLDGGQLMELSKVRQVTQATTTAASSDSSGSSSSSGS; the protein is encoded by the coding sequence ATGGCCAGCAGCGTATCATCAGCAATCACCCAGGCTAACAACGAGTTCAATGCTGTTGTTGGCAAGCAGAAAAATGGCGCGAACCTCGACAAAAACGCCTTTATGCTGCTTCTGGTGACGCAGTTCAAGTATCAGGATCCGCTGAACCCTATGGACGACAAGGAATTTGTCTCCCAGATGGCGCAGTTCTCCAGCCTTGAACAGCTCATCAACCTGAATACGAGTATGGGGTCGCTGACTGACGCCACCAACAACCAGCAGATGATCAACGCCACGTCGTACATCGGCAAGCAAGTGACCGTCTCTGGCAACAGTATAGGCAAGGTGACGGACGCAACCACAAAGACGACGTCCATAACCAAGTTCCGCTATGCGCCCAACGATGCCGTTGCCAGCGGCACCATTACGGTGCGGGATGCCGAAAACAACGTCATCTACACCGAAACTGTGGCTCCCAAGGCAGCCGGAACCACCTACGAGTTCAACTGGAGCGGCAAAAACGGCAACGGAACAGTTGCCCCGGATGGCGTGTACACGGTCAATTTGTCCCTGCTCAACGCCAGCGGCGAAGCAGTTCTTGCCGACCAGGTGGTGGATGCCAAGGTTACAGGCGTGGTCAACAACAATGGCACAGTGTATCTGGGTCTTGATGGCGGCCAGTTGATGGAGCTTTCAAAAGTGCGGCAGGTCACGCAAGCGACCACCACCGCTGCTTCATCGGATTCTTCCGGTTCATCGAGTTCATCTGGCAGTTAA
- a CDS encoding flagellar hook-length control protein FliK — translation MQIIPTSVSTNQTLWNAANNNRPNDERTSSFMDALNSSLKAVEEADASAAVFEGKPESKPSTPFTPTARAAAQVQSPYSRNTSNGVTYTLNEVCFTKQEVQDMHSKLIKAGAAPESLAKLAALAEMPDGATLAQITASVKGGGDIPVLTDEDKANITSLLKKIDPTGVLDTNVQAMMLQGNTQQAFNTISSFVNKLDPAGTLEVSQGEAISLGRGLGLGTANLQTLANSFGNSASITCLNEQFGTLMAPVTDFFTTQAAAQKTLDTALKTTLQPIISKARARTEQEKQASSLRDRTVQQSKTLIDKTVQKKSSNILGETLEAGQKAEPGDIKIAAQSEAIGKDATAAKHEGERTTAENKATVTQRMPAERTADTTAAKQSNTQTTQQSGSQAASRASSQADVQTGKTTAQNNVLPSSQSDKTPAANQIHAQSATQQAAVLDDKGQKNADGNSGQSESDKDQKGKSAWGDLLGKVDTQSAAVTGRGSTPAYAAAQAMQAAHAAQNTSDVQDPSAVAPIGRQVAQQVEQGMLSTVKGGGTRLDLQLNPQELGSITVSLSVRNGEVSAVIRSEKSETNDMISRQVDAIRMNLEQQGLKVDKLEVRQETRQEQNSASWQDFNQHNSRQEEDARREELSRLKNLATVRNSSLNMDISTLEQPVHSLGNTARYTTSNLNVVA, via the coding sequence ATGCAGATTATTCCCACAAGCGTAAGCACCAACCAAACGCTTTGGAACGCCGCCAACAACAACCGCCCCAATGACGAGCGGACGTCTTCCTTTATGGACGCCCTCAACTCCAGTCTGAAGGCCGTTGAAGAGGCTGACGCATCTGCCGCCGTTTTTGAGGGCAAGCCAGAATCCAAGCCCAGTACTCCTTTTACGCCCACTGCCAGAGCAGCCGCGCAGGTGCAAAGCCCTTATTCGCGCAACACCAGCAACGGCGTCACCTACACGCTGAACGAAGTCTGTTTTACCAAGCAGGAAGTGCAGGATATGCACAGCAAGCTCATCAAGGCTGGCGCTGCGCCTGAAAGCCTTGCCAAGCTTGCGGCCCTGGCAGAAATGCCTGACGGCGCAACCCTCGCGCAGATAACTGCCAGCGTTAAGGGCGGCGGCGACATCCCTGTTCTCACTGATGAGGACAAGGCCAACATCACCTCGCTGCTTAAAAAGATCGACCCAACCGGCGTTCTGGATACCAATGTTCAGGCCATGATGTTGCAGGGCAACACACAGCAGGCATTCAACACCATATCGTCCTTTGTGAACAAGCTTGACCCGGCGGGCACCCTTGAAGTTAGCCAGGGTGAGGCCATCTCGCTTGGACGCGGCCTTGGGCTTGGCACTGCCAACCTGCAAACCCTGGCTAACAGCTTTGGCAACAGCGCCTCCATCACCTGCCTGAACGAACAGTTCGGCACGCTTATGGCTCCGGTGACAGATTTTTTCACCACGCAGGCCGCTGCGCAAAAAACTCTTGATACTGCCCTCAAAACCACGTTGCAGCCCATTATCAGCAAGGCACGGGCGCGCACGGAACAAGAAAAGCAGGCCAGTTCGCTGCGCGACCGCACGGTGCAACAGAGCAAGACTCTTATAGACAAAACCGTTCAGAAAAAAAGCAGCAACATTCTTGGTGAAACCCTTGAAGCAGGCCAGAAGGCCGAGCCGGGCGATATCAAGATTGCTGCGCAGAGCGAAGCCATCGGCAAGGATGCGACCGCCGCAAAGCATGAGGGGGAACGCACTACAGCCGAAAACAAGGCCACAGTGACCCAGCGCATGCCCGCGGAAAGAACTGCCGACACCACAGCCGCGAAGCAGTCAAACACGCAGACAACGCAGCAGTCTGGGTCGCAGGCAGCTTCCCGCGCAAGTTCGCAGGCAGACGTGCAAACTGGTAAGACAACTGCGCAAAACAATGTGCTGCCATCTTCGCAATCGGACAAAACTCCCGCAGCCAATCAGATTCACGCGCAGTCTGCCACTCAGCAGGCCGCTGTTCTGGACGACAAGGGTCAGAAGAATGCTGACGGTAATTCCGGACAGAGCGAATCTGACAAGGATCAAAAGGGCAAGTCTGCCTGGGGCGATCTGCTGGGCAAGGTAGACACGCAATCCGCTGCTGTTACAGGGCGCGGCTCCACTCCCGCCTACGCGGCAGCGCAGGCCATGCAAGCTGCCCATGCAGCCCAGAACACGTCTGACGTGCAGGATCCCTCAGCCGTTGCCCCCATCGGGCGGCAGGTGGCGCAGCAGGTTGAACAGGGCATGCTTTCAACCGTCAAGGGCGGCGGCACCCGGCTTGACCTGCAACTTAACCCGCAGGAGCTGGGGTCCATCACTGTTTCCCTTTCGGTACGCAATGGCGAGGTCAGCGCGGTGATCCGTTCTGAAAAGTCGGAAACCAATGACATGATCAGCCGTCAGGTCGATGCAATCCGCATGAATCTTGAGCAGCAGGGCCTCAAGGTAGACAAGCTTGAAGTGCGGCAGGAAACGCGGCAGGAGCAGAACAGCGCATCCTGGCAGGATTTCAACCAGCACAATTCCCGGCAGGAAGAAGATGCCCGCAGGGAAGAACTTTCCCGGCTGAAGAATCTTGCAACAGTTCGAAATTCCAGCTTAAACATGGATATTTCAACTTTGGAACAGCCTGTGCATTCTCTTGGCAACACGGCAAGATATACCACCAGCAACCTCAACGTGGTTGCCTGA
- a CDS encoding glycosyltransferase family 9 protein: MSADPILVLQLHRMGDLILTFPLLIRLRQLWPHNPLWVVAEPAFFQQLMPLAPDAVFFPPSHCQELARQTYAAAINLSSSPVAAQLMARLEPPLKLGPVADSDGLRVLGFWQLYRAALTQNNHANAFHWADLHLLDLSPAPNLAAVGHSRPKPAGTRRVGLVLGASEAAKRPDAAFWARLAMRLAAADLAPVFLGGKAEQELGDEVAHRSGLAQANLCGKLALREVAALMGTLDLCITPDTGPMHLADYLGVPVLNLSMGPVHARETGPSAPGQWVLRAAMSCVGCWQCRRSRLFCKQAFMPASVAQLALQIHQELATGKPCCKAPDNGLTLYRTGRDALGLHTLKPYPEPRGNSCRPQLEDVWQAAFLFLYDPGQQTLLRQRLTNLHAKHPALAGRLAARLAHLCALCSDHLKKRTPLPDDFWRVQPGMIRLFTGHLHMFLQNEGFSEQGWRTAVHRLAALAPVFANPAS, from the coding sequence ATGTCTGCTGATCCGATTCTGGTGCTGCAACTGCACCGCATGGGTGACCTGATCCTCACCTTTCCCCTGCTTATCCGCCTGCGCCAGCTTTGGCCCCACAATCCCCTGTGGGTTGTGGCAGAACCGGCTTTCTTTCAGCAGCTCATGCCGCTTGCGCCGGATGCAGTATTTTTTCCCCCTTCACACTGCCAGGAGCTTGCCCGCCAAACATACGCGGCGGCGATCAATCTTAGCAGCAGCCCGGTGGCGGCCCAGCTTATGGCGCGGCTTGAGCCTCCCCTCAAGCTTGGGCCTGTGGCCGACAGCGATGGATTACGCGTTCTGGGCTTCTGGCAATTGTACCGCGCGGCCCTGACGCAGAATAACCACGCCAATGCCTTTCACTGGGCCGACCTGCACCTGCTGGATCTTTCCCCCGCTCCCAACCTTGCCGCTGTGGGGCATTCGCGCCCCAAACCAGCGGGAACACGCCGCGTTGGTTTGGTGCTTGGGGCCAGCGAAGCAGCCAAAAGGCCGGATGCGGCTTTTTGGGCACGGCTTGCCATGCGCCTTGCGGCGGCAGATCTGGCCCCGGTTTTTCTGGGCGGCAAGGCCGAGCAGGAACTGGGCGATGAAGTGGCGCACCGTTCCGGCCTTGCGCAGGCAAACCTGTGCGGCAAGCTTGCCCTGCGCGAGGTTGCGGCCCTCATGGGCACGCTTGACCTGTGCATAACGCCTGACACAGGCCCCATGCACCTTGCCGATTACCTTGGCGTACCAGTGCTCAATCTCTCGATGGGGCCGGTACACGCCCGCGAGACAGGCCCATCTGCACCCGGACAGTGGGTACTGCGCGCAGCCATGAGCTGCGTAGGCTGCTGGCAGTGCAGACGCAGCCGTCTTTTTTGCAAACAGGCCTTCATGCCCGCTTCTGTAGCCCAGCTTGCGCTGCAAATTCATCAGGAGCTTGCCACCGGCAAGCCCTGCTGCAAGGCCCCAGACAATGGTCTTACGCTTTACCGAACCGGGCGTGACGCTCTTGGCCTGCATACCTTGAAACCTTACCCTGAGCCACGCGGCAATTCCTGTCGCCCCCAGCTCGAAGATGTATGGCAGGCTGCCTTTCTTTTTCTGTATGATCCAGGCCAGCAAACCCTGCTGCGCCAGCGCCTGACAAACCTCCACGCGAAACATCCCGCACTTGCTGGGCGCCTTGCCGCCCGCCTTGCCCACCTTTGCGCCTTGTGCAGTGATCACCTGAAAAAGCGCACTCCCCTGCCCGATGATTTCTGGCGCGTCCAGCCCGGCATGATTCGCCTGTTCACCGGGCACCTGCACATGTTTTTGCAGAATGAAGGCTTCAGCGAGCAGGGCTGGCGCACAGCAGTGCACAGGCTTGCCGCCCTGGCTCCTGTTTTTGCCAATCCTGCCTCCTAG
- a CDS encoding CgeB family protein yields the protein MMKQTETPHFTAVYSEHSVHQGQTAQQSGIPDDIEVRLGERVFHMLRPGGAERETAVVTGQMQELQRDCLPVLLGCGLGHALRQVLQCVDGPVAVVEKEAGLQAITGVLQSLPTNQRERITLITSQSHQDALTELTHWQMLHGGLRLLPLALPFYLRLDRDYYGSLQKDLLASARFDFWSRAAGPRFADATPRVLLLTSKYFLMGEIEGACRKLGIEYKLVVIRDEALARADFVQQLLEAVVAFRPDCCITLNHMGVDVEGVLMDLLARLQLPLASWFVDNPHLIIHLYSRCVSPWTTLFTWDSDNISSLRAAGFDHVFYLPLGTDPDRFHPSKGASAPAAWKADISFVGNSMVYKVGGRLKNGHFPRPLLLSFYAVAQEFMDSHHRSVAGFLRDCQPEAYAHYQALPDNEAKLAYETAVTWQATRLYRNGCVRRLLPLRPLIVGDAGWQKVEFRHEPLQPRYLDALSYYTELPLFYGHSAINFNCTSKQMKGAVNQRVFDVPAAGSFVLTDWREQMEQLFEPHEIVCYHEPDEAPELARHYLARPTERRRITQAARQRVLACHTWQHRLQTMLERMREVYGTPAARQAVRG from the coding sequence ATGATGAAGCAGACTGAAACGCCGCATTTTACGGCGGTGTATTCCGAGCATTCCGTACATCAGGGCCAGACCGCGCAACAATCCGGGATACCAGACGATATTGAAGTCAGGCTGGGCGAGCGTGTTTTTCACATGCTGCGCCCTGGCGGCGCTGAACGTGAAACCGCGGTTGTAACCGGGCAGATGCAGGAATTGCAGCGCGATTGTCTGCCAGTTCTGCTTGGCTGCGGCCTTGGGCATGCACTGCGCCAGGTGTTGCAGTGCGTTGACGGGCCTGTGGCCGTGGTGGAAAAGGAAGCCGGGCTTCAGGCCATCACAGGTGTGCTGCAAAGCCTGCCGACCAACCAGCGTGAGCGCATCACGCTCATCACCAGCCAGAGCCATCAGGATGCCCTTACAGAGTTGACCCACTGGCAGATGCTCCACGGCGGCCTGCGTCTTCTGCCTCTGGCCCTCCCCTTTTATCTGCGCCTTGACCGCGATTATTATGGTTCCCTGCAAAAAGATCTGCTCGCCAGCGCCAGGTTTGACTTCTGGAGCCGCGCTGCAGGGCCGCGCTTTGCCGATGCAACCCCCCGCGTACTGCTGCTGACCAGCAAGTATTTCCTCATGGGTGAAATCGAGGGCGCATGCCGCAAGCTTGGCATTGAGTACAAGCTGGTGGTCATCCGCGACGAAGCCTTGGCCCGCGCGGATTTTGTGCAGCAACTGCTGGAAGCCGTGGTTGCTTTCAGGCCAGACTGCTGCATTACGCTCAACCATATGGGCGTGGACGTAGAGGGTGTGCTCATGGACCTGCTGGCCCGTTTGCAGTTGCCCCTGGCTTCATGGTTTGTGGACAATCCCCACCTCATTATCCATCTGTATTCCCGTTGCGTCAGCCCCTGGACGACCCTGTTCACCTGGGATTCCGACAATATTTCATCCCTGCGCGCGGCGGGTTTTGATCATGTGTTCTACCTGCCTCTGGGCACAGATCCAGATCGCTTTCACCCCTCCAAGGGGGCATCCGCACCAGCCGCATGGAAGGCAGACATCTCCTTTGTAGGCAATTCCATGGTCTACAAGGTTGGCGGCAGGCTGAAAAACGGGCATTTTCCACGCCCGCTGCTGCTCTCCTTTTACGCCGTGGCCCAGGAGTTCATGGACAGCCACCACCGCTCGGTTGCTGGTTTTCTGCGCGACTGCCAGCCAGAAGCCTATGCGCACTATCAGGCCCTGCCGGACAACGAAGCCAAGCTGGCCTATGAAACTGCTGTCACCTGGCAGGCCACCCGTTTGTACCGCAATGGCTGCGTGCGGCGTCTGCTGCCGCTGCGCCCGCTTATTGTGGGCGATGCAGGCTGGCAGAAGGTGGAATTTCGCCACGAGCCGCTGCAACCCCGCTATCTGGACGCACTGAGCTATTACACGGAACTGCCCCTCTTTTACGGGCACTCAGCCATCAACTTCAACTGCACCAGCAAGCAGATGAAGGGCGCGGTCAACCAGAGGGTATTTGACGTGCCCGCCGCAGGCAGTTTTGTGCTTACCGACTGGCGCGAGCAGATGGAGCAGCTTTTTGAGCCGCACGAAATCGTCTGCTACCATGAGCCGGATGAAGCCCCTGAACTGGCCCGCCACTACCTCGCCCGCCCAACAGAGCGCCGCCGCATTACGCAGGCGGCCCGGCAGCGTGTGCTTGCCTGCCACACGTGGCAACACAGACTGCAGACCATGCTGGAACGCATGCGCGAGGTTTACGGCACACCTGCGGCCCGTCAGGCCGTCCGGGGCTGA
- a CDS encoding FapA family protein, with amino-acid sequence MVQYYLRHYFNPDFDYLNLKPSGDNGKSDVYSLGYVQNVIAGQVLAELVPLDAAGPKVDQRFILENDAFPMGGNTRVDPRYPNYLLAAAKGYVFYLNGKITVKTLLNVRQDVSFQTGNIFFVGDMAVHGSVRAGFSVQGNNVRIMGMVEGGVVRARRDLMIDGGVRGGAGKHSKVDAGDKLMTPFLESVDARARGNMVIEKTCLYSTIYAGSNMVVRDKLYGGTTNAYGSVYVGGQLGNKAALATKVYLGYDPLSIRQLEKIDKIIAQLSQTITHLNAIAGHLPPETNDASRKLQALRLQRRQLINRRDELWSRLAQDENYMQNCRLLCQGTVYPGVEISIGRAFMVVERIYQCTLFRLVDNEIIAEPMQPSQMSPK; translated from the coding sequence ATGGTGCAATACTATCTGAGGCATTACTTCAATCCCGATTTCGATTATCTCAATCTCAAACCGAGTGGAGATAATGGGAAGTCCGATGTATACAGTCTGGGCTACGTCCAGAATGTTATCGCCGGGCAGGTACTGGCTGAGCTTGTACCTCTGGACGCAGCCGGGCCCAAGGTTGACCAGCGCTTCATACTTGAAAATGACGCCTTCCCCATGGGTGGCAACACCCGCGTAGATCCGCGCTATCCCAACTATCTGCTTGCCGCCGCCAAGGGCTATGTTTTTTACCTTAACGGCAAAATTACCGTAAAGACCCTGCTCAACGTGCGTCAGGACGTGAGCTTTCAGACCGGCAACATCTTTTTTGTGGGCGATATGGCTGTGCACGGTTCCGTGCGCGCCGGGTTTTCCGTTCAGGGCAACAATGTGCGCATCATGGGCATGGTTGAAGGCGGCGTGGTGCGAGCCCGCCGTGATCTCATGATTGATGGCGGGGTGCGGGGCGGCGCAGGCAAGCACAGCAAGGTTGATGCCGGCGACAAGCTCATGACTCCCTTTCTGGAAAGCGTGGACGCCCGCGCGCGCGGCAACATGGTTATTGAAAAAACCTGTCTGTACAGCACGATATACGCGGGCAGCAACATGGTTGTGCGCGACAAGCTCTACGGCGGCACGACTAACGCCTACGGCAGCGTTTACGTGGGCGGACAGCTTGGCAACAAGGCGGCCCTGGCCACCAAGGTTTATCTGGGGTACGACCCCCTGAGCATCCGCCAGCTGGAAAAAATCGACAAAATTATCGCTCAGTTGTCGCAAACCATCACCCATCTCAATGCCATCGCCGGACATCTGCCGCCCGAAACCAACGATGCGTCCCGCAAGCTGCAAGCCCTGCGGCTACAGCGCAGGCAACTCATCAACCGACGCGACGAACTGTGGAGCAGACTGGCCCAGGACGAAAACTACATGCAGAACTGCCGTCTGCTCTGCCAGGGCACCGTATACCCCGGTGTGGAAATCTCCATCGGACGGGCGTTTATGGTTGTTGAACGCATATACCAGTGCACGCTGTTCCGCCTGGTGGACAATGAAATCATTGCGGAACCCATGCAGCCCTCGCAGATGAGTCCCAAATGA
- a CDS encoding STAS domain-containing protein, with protein sequence MFELKAESHTNVTVLRFSGNLLLPDVAEFSKLLEEHLLAPNIRQVVLDLSHVEKVDTSGLGVLVSASTKGRGRGRRLVLLMPAPHVAELLRKAEIEGFFPTFESEDELKGYIPDTAE encoded by the coding sequence ATGTTTGAGCTGAAGGCGGAATCGCACACCAACGTCACGGTATTGCGTTTTTCTGGAAATCTTCTGCTGCCCGATGTGGCCGAGTTCAGCAAGCTGCTTGAAGAGCATCTGCTGGCGCCTAATATTCGCCAGGTGGTGCTTGATTTGAGCCACGTTGAAAAAGTGGATACTTCCGGGCTGGGAGTGCTGGTAAGCGCCAGCACCAAGGGCCGGGGGCGGGGGCGCAGGCTTGTTCTGCTGATGCCCGCGCCGCACGTGGCCGAATTGCTGCGCAAAGCCGAGATTGAGGGATTTTTCCCAACATTCGAGAGCGAAGATGAACTGAAAGGCTATATTCCCGATACTGCTGAGTAA
- the dtd gene encoding D-aminoacyl-tRNA deacylase, producing the protein MRIIAQRVKEASVSVDGRLVAAINTGIMALVAFGQEDGPEFRSSPAFTGMARKLVGLRIFPGTGENAHKFHLSLDEIGGQILLVPQFTLYADCHKGRRPSFTDAGDPAWAKDMFTDFVQMVDETCAVSVSSGIFGADMDVRLCNWGPVTISLDSANLFSR; encoded by the coding sequence ATGCGAATTATCGCGCAAAGGGTTAAAGAAGCTTCTGTTAGTGTTGATGGCCGTCTTGTGGCGGCCATCAACACGGGCATTATGGCCCTTGTTGCCTTTGGGCAGGAGGATGGGCCAGAATTTCGCTCTTCCCCGGCTTTTACGGGCATGGCCCGCAAGCTTGTGGGGTTGCGCATCTTTCCCGGCACAGGAGAGAATGCCCATAAGTTCCACCTTTCATTGGACGAAATCGGTGGTCAGATATTATTGGTGCCGCAGTTCACCCTTTACGCCGATTGCCATAAGGGCCGCAGGCCTTCCTTTACTGATGCAGGCGACCCAGCCTGGGCCAAAGACATGTTTACGGATTTCGTTCAAATGGTTGACGAAACTTGCGCCGTCAGCGTATCGTCAGGCATCTTCGGAGCGGACATGGATGTGCGCCTGTGCAACTGGGGGCCTGTGACCATATCTCTGGACTCTGCCAACCTGTTTTCCCGTTGA